The Mercurialis annua linkage group LG8, ddMerAnnu1.2, whole genome shotgun sequence genome window below encodes:
- the LOC126659719 gene encoding thioredoxin-like protein Clot, whose product MPLKMVDATLSTFDAVFDNFKSEAPKNKANLILFLADKDPATNLSWCPDCVTAEPVIYKKLEASSDDIALLRAYVGDRPTWRNPQHPWRLDSNFKLTGVPTLLCWENNAVKGRLEDYEAHLEHKIDALISDK is encoded by the exons ATGCCTCTCAAAATGGTTGATGCCACTTTATCAACATTCGACGCTGTATTTGACAACTTCAAATCCGAGGCTCCCAAAAACAAAGCCAATTTAATCCTTTTCTTGGCTGATAAAGACCCTGCCACCAATCTTAGTTGGTGCCCTg ATTGTGTGACTGCTGAACCTGTGATATACAAGAAACTGGAAGCATCATCAGATGACATTGCACTTCTACGTGCATACGTCGGAGATAGACCAACTTGGAGGAATCCCCAGCACCCATGGAGACTAGACTCAAATTTCAAGCTCACCGGAGTTCCGACACTGCTCTGCTGGGAGAACAACGCTGTCAAAGGACGTCTCGAGGACTATGAGGCGCACCTTGAGCACAAAATCGATGCTCTTATTTCTGATAAATGA
- the LOC126660915 gene encoding F-box/kelch-repeat protein At3g23880-like, with protein MVSKKKVVEYIPEELQREILAQLPMKSLIRFISASKSMYALITDPSFITLHLRKTRNQHQLFGKIHRSPFYNININSCNGAIISLAQCYGSYHGEVGFPHNFGGFVLSKSNSESSITIPRPKFTSLGSFVEFIGFGFDSMTNDYKLVRFTIQLANRISNDVVQPFIQVCSVRKMCWKTVIYDPSYLVCCQSRLPFVNGACHWIACSHRVRNVILCLSFKDELIREMAMPDCLVGESSFNLSLSVLNESLSLVLFKKGLAKKQCSIWVMKKYGIAESWTKLYNIENLDGLVERFVTVGMNGEILFATKGGEIGAYDESTTEIKKTEIQGDRFCCYFDRPLESLVWLRNENEVNNVTQKRVLSAQIAETDSSKVYRHQIKFPLLVRSVKSRDICFYC; from the coding sequence ATGGTATCAAAGAAGAAGGTAGTAGAGTATATTCCTGAAGAGTTGCAGAGAGAAATTCTTGCACAATTGCCAATGAAATCACTCATCAGATTCATCTCTGCTTCTAAGTCAATGTACGCTTTAATCACCGATCCTTCGTTCATAACGCTCCACCTCAGGAAAACGAGAAACCAACACCAACTCTTCGGTAAAATCCATAGATCgcctttttataatattaacatTAATTCTTGTAACGGGGCGATTATTTCGTTAGCTCAATGTTACGGATCTTATCATGGGGAAGTTGGATTTCCTCATAATTTTGGTGGTTTTGTTCTCTCCAAATCGAATAGTGAATCGAGTATAACTATTCCTAGGCCGAAGTTTACTTCCCTCGGATCTTTTGTAGAGTTTATTGGTTTCGGGTTTGATTCTATGACTAATGACTATAAATTGGTGAGGTTTACAATTCAATTGGCTAATAGGATTAGCAATGATGTAGTTCAGCCATTCATTCAAGTGTGCTCCGTGAGAAAAATGTGTTGGAAAACAGTTATCTATGATCCAAGCTATCTCGTCTGTTGCCAGTCGCGACTTCCTTTTGTGAATGGAGCTTGTCATTGGATTGCTTGTTCTCATCGTGTTCGGAATGTGATTCTGTGTTTAAGTTTTAAGGACGAATTAATTCGAGAAATGGCAATGCCAGATTGCTTGGTGGGTGAATCATCTTTCAATTTAAGTCTTTCTGTGCTTAACGAATCGCTTTCCTTGGTTCTGTTTAAGAAAGGATTAGCAAAAAAGCAATGTTCGATTTGGGTGATGAAAAAGTATGGTATCGCGGAATCTTGGACTAAACTTTACAATATCGAAAATTTGGATGGTTTGGTAGAAAGGTTTGTTACGGTTGGAATGAATGGTGAAATTTTGTTTGCAACGAAAGGTGGGGAGATCGGTGCTTATGATGAATCAACAACCGAAATCAAGAAAACTGAAATCCAAGGTGATAGATTCTGCTGTTATTTCGATAGGCCATTAGAGAGTCTCGTTTGGCTACGAAATGAAAATGAAGTAAATAATGTTACTCAGAAGCGCGTCTTATCTGCGCAGATTGCGGAAACTGATAGCAGCAAAGTTTATCGACATCAGATTAAATTTCCTTTACTTGTCAGGTCGGTCAAGAGTCGAGACATTTGTTTTTATTGCTAA